Proteins from a genomic interval of Candidatus Binatia bacterium:
- the aat gene encoding leucyl/phenylalanyl-tRNA--protein transferase, which translates to MISMEDDIVAVGGSLDETSLLQAYRQGIFPWPAEGLPLLWYCPLDRAILRFKNLHIGRNLTRARRKSSLRFTIDHDFESVIKQCAAIPRPEQDATWINPEMIDAYRRLHHLGMAHSVEAWQGQDLVGGLYGVDCGGSFSGESMFHLEPDASRLALLYLVDHLKERGCTWIDCQVMTPHFERMGAEEIPRDSFLQELATALAADRKLFP; encoded by the coding sequence ATGATCTCGATGGAAGATGATATCGTGGCCGTAGGGGGCTCGCTCGACGAAACGAGCCTGCTGCAGGCCTATCGGCAGGGAATCTTCCCCTGGCCCGCCGAGGGGCTGCCCCTGCTCTGGTACTGTCCCTTGGATCGAGCCATCCTGCGTTTCAAGAATCTGCATATTGGACGGAATCTGACGCGGGCCCGGAGAAAATCGAGCCTGCGCTTCACCATCGACCATGATTTCGAAAGCGTCATCAAGCAGTGCGCGGCCATCCCGCGGCCGGAGCAGGACGCCACCTGGATCAATCCCGAGATGATCGACGCCTACCGGAGGCTGCACCATCTCGGAATGGCCCATAGCGTCGAGGCCTGGCAGGGCCAGGATCTGGTCGGCGGCCTCTACGGGGTCGATTGCGGTGGCTCATTCTCGGGCGAAAGCATGTTTCATCTGGAACCAGATGCATCGCGCCTCGCCCTTTTGTATCTGGTGGATCATCTCAAGGAACGGGGCTGCACGTGGATCGACTGTCAGGTGATGACACCTCATTTCGAGCGAATGGGTGCCGAGGAAATCCCGCGGGATTCCTTTTTACAGGAGCTCGCGACCGCTCTGGCGGCCGACCGCAAGCTCTTTCCCTAG